The Salinibacterium sp. M195 genome includes a window with the following:
- the ruvB gene encoding Holliday junction branch migration DNA helicase RuvB: protein MDDNDDVVANPGVESEAELAFEGALRPKSLDEFVGQQKVRGQLQLLLRAAAMQNRTADHILLAGPPGLGKTTLAMIVAHESNRPLRMSSGPAIQHAGDLAAVLSSLLPGEVLFIDEIHRMARSAEEMLYLAMEDFRIDIMVGKGAGATSIPLDIAPFTLVGATTRSGLLPNPLRDRFGFTAHLEFYDEPELEEVLVRAATMLELEIEREAIAEIAGRCRGTPRIANRLLRRVRDFALVHDIPASREAVRAALELYDVDERGLDRLDRAVMQTVLSRFDGGPVGLSTLAVSVGEEAETVESVVEPFLVRIGLLSRTPRGRVATRAAWEHFEMAQRNSALPNDEL from the coding sequence ATGGACGATAACGACGACGTCGTAGCGAACCCCGGCGTCGAGTCTGAAGCCGAGCTCGCCTTCGAGGGCGCGCTCCGCCCCAAGTCTCTCGATGAATTCGTTGGCCAACAAAAAGTGCGCGGTCAACTGCAGCTGCTCTTGCGTGCAGCAGCGATGCAAAACCGTACTGCCGACCACATTCTCTTGGCGGGCCCTCCCGGACTCGGAAAAACAACTCTGGCGATGATCGTCGCGCACGAAAGTAATCGTCCGCTCCGAATGTCGAGCGGTCCCGCAATTCAGCATGCTGGCGATCTTGCTGCGGTGTTGTCGTCGCTGTTGCCAGGCGAGGTGCTCTTCATCGACGAGATCCACCGGATGGCTCGTTCGGCTGAAGAAATGCTCTATCTCGCGATGGAAGACTTTCGAATCGACATCATGGTCGGTAAAGGGGCCGGAGCGACATCCATCCCGCTCGATATCGCCCCGTTCACGCTGGTAGGAGCCACAACTCGCTCCGGACTCTTGCCTAATCCGCTTCGAGATCGGTTCGGTTTTACCGCCCATCTTGAGTTCTATGATGAGCCCGAACTCGAAGAGGTGCTGGTGCGCGCTGCTACCATGCTCGAACTCGAGATTGAACGAGAAGCGATTGCGGAGATTGCCGGCCGTTGCCGGGGCACTCCACGAATCGCCAACCGCCTGTTGCGACGAGTCCGAGACTTCGCCCTCGTACACGACATTCCCGCTTCTCGGGAGGCCGTTCGTGCGGCACTGGAACTCTACGATGTCGACGAACGCGGTCTCGACCGTCTCGATCGTGCCGTAATGCAGACCGTTCTTTCCCGGTTCGACGGGGGACCAGTTGGGCTCAGTACACTCGCGGTTTCTGTTGGCGAGGAGGCTGAAACTGTCGAATCGGTTGTCGAGCCGTTTCTCGTTCGCATTGGGTTGCTATCGCGTACTCCACGCGGCAGAGTTGCCACCCGGGCAGCCTGGGAACACTTCGAAATGGCTCAGCGGAATTCGGCCCTCCCGAACGATGAACTATAG
- the pdxS gene encoding pyridoxal 5'-phosphate synthase lyase subunit PdxS, whose translation MSEKTSSNESGTNRVKRGLAEMLKGGVIMDVVNAEQAKIAEDAGAVAVMALERVPADIRSQGGVARMSDPDLIDGIIAAVSIPVMAKARIGHFVEAQVLQALKVDYIDESEVLSPADYVNHIDKWNFDVPFVCGATNLGEALRRITEGAAMIRSKGEAGTGDVSEATKHIRTIKGQINELRSKSVDELYVAAKELQAPYELVREIAETGKLPVVLFTAGGVATPADAALMMQLGADGVFVGSGIFKSGNPAQRAAAIVKATTFFDDPSVIAAASRGLGEAMVGINVSDLAAPHRLSERGW comes from the coding sequence GGCGGCGTCATTATGGATGTCGTCAATGCCGAGCAGGCAAAGATTGCTGAGGATGCTGGCGCGGTGGCCGTTATGGCTCTTGAGCGCGTCCCTGCCGACATCCGTTCGCAGGGCGGCGTAGCCCGCATGAGCGACCCTGACTTGATCGATGGCATCATCGCCGCTGTTTCCATCCCGGTAATGGCCAAGGCCCGCATCGGTCACTTCGTCGAGGCTCAGGTTCTTCAAGCTCTCAAGGTCGATTACATCGACGAGTCTGAGGTGCTGAGCCCGGCTGATTACGTCAACCACATTGATAAATGGAACTTCGATGTTCCCTTCGTCTGTGGTGCAACGAACCTGGGGGAGGCGCTGCGTCGCATCACCGAGGGAGCGGCCATGATCCGCTCAAAGGGTGAAGCAGGCACTGGCGACGTTTCTGAAGCGACTAAGCACATCCGCACCATCAAGGGTCAGATCAACGAGCTTCGGTCGAAGAGCGTAGACGAGCTGTATGTTGCCGCGAAAGAGCTTCAGGCTCCATATGAACTTGTCCGCGAAATTGCCGAGACCGGCAAACTCCCCGTCGTACTCTTCACCGCTGGTGGAGTAGCGACTCCGGCTGATGCTGCTCTGATGATGCAGCTCGGTGCTGACGGAGTCTTCGTCGGATCAGGAATCTTCAAGTCCGGCAATCCGGCACAGCGCGCAGCGGCAATCGTGAAGGCAACGACGTTCTTCGACGACCCCAGCGTGATCGCTGCGGCATCGCGCGGACTCGGCGAAGCAATGGTTGGCATCAACGTGTCTGACCTTGCGGCGCCTCACCGTCTCTCTGAGCGTGGCTGGTAG
- the secF gene encoding protein translocase subunit SecF translates to MASFAKFGNDLYTGERSINFIGRRKIWFILAAALIAVSVIVPVLRGGFVFGIEFTGGSQFQIDSVSALADPETNADAQDLATETVVEVVADADPKITVVGTDSLRVQTEQLEPDESNSVRDALAGAFNVDNDQVAASFVGPSWGADITSSALRALLVFLALAAVMMAIYFRTWKMSIAAMIALLHDIVITAGVYGILGFEITPSAVIGFLTILGFSLYDTVVVFDKIRENTSEDGSESRRTFGESVNLAVNQTLVRSINTGVVAALPVGAILFIGAYVLGAGTLRDIALALFIGIIVGTYSTIFIAAPLYAQFRQNEPEILSRTKRLTASRAADKDGK, encoded by the coding sequence ATGGCTAGCTTTGCGAAGTTCGGCAACGACCTATACACCGGAGAACGATCGATCAACTTCATCGGTCGTCGCAAGATCTGGTTCATTCTTGCGGCTGCCCTCATCGCAGTTTCGGTCATCGTGCCCGTGCTGCGCGGCGGCTTCGTTTTTGGCATCGAGTTCACTGGTGGATCACAGTTCCAGATTGATTCGGTTTCTGCTCTCGCTGATCCCGAAACCAATGCCGACGCTCAAGATCTGGCAACCGAGACTGTCGTCGAGGTCGTTGCTGACGCTGATCCGAAAATAACCGTCGTTGGCACGGACTCACTGCGGGTCCAGACTGAGCAGCTCGAACCTGATGAATCGAATTCGGTGCGTGATGCCCTAGCTGGTGCATTCAACGTCGATAACGATCAAGTCGCCGCTTCGTTCGTCGGCCCTTCTTGGGGAGCAGATATCACCAGCTCGGCGCTTCGGGCGTTGCTGGTCTTTCTCGCCCTCGCTGCCGTCATGATGGCGATCTACTTCCGTACCTGGAAGATGTCGATAGCCGCGATGATTGCTCTGCTTCACGACATCGTTATTACCGCAGGAGTATACGGAATCCTCGGATTCGAGATTACTCCGTCGGCCGTGATCGGGTTCCTCACCATCTTGGGCTTCTCGCTTTATGACACGGTGGTGGTGTTCGACAAGATCCGGGAGAATACGTCGGAGGACGGGTCAGAATCGCGCCGTACGTTCGGTGAGTCCGTGAACTTGGCCGTGAATCAGACCCTCGTGCGTTCTATTAACACTGGAGTTGTTGCAGCTCTACCCGTTGGCGCGATTTTGTTCATCGGCGCCTACGTACTCGGGGCCGGAACGTTGCGGGATATCGCTCTCGCGCTCTTCATTGGAATCATCGTTGGCACATACTCCACGATTTTCATTGCAGCGCCGCTATACGCGCAATTCCGACAGAATGAGCCCGAAATCCTTAGCCGCACCAAACGTCTGACTGCTTCGCGTGCTGCAGACAAGGACGGCAAGTAG
- a CDS encoding bifunctional (p)ppGpp synthetase/guanosine-3',5'-bis(diphosphate) 3'-pyrophosphohydrolase: MSESPQSAASFRALLPRIFSRAQPAGAVENLLRTVKTHHPKANLALIERAYAVAFRAHDGQKRKSGEPYITHPVAVAQILAELGIGEKTIAAALLHDTVEDTAYSLDELRVEFGDEIAMLVDGVTKLDKVKYGDSAQAETVRKMIVAMSKDIRVLVIKLADRLHNARTWGFVPQQSAARKAQETLEIYAPLAHRLGIQAIKIELEDLSFAVLHPKIYVEIDSLVSKRTPMRDEFVKDVIASVNDDLKTSRIKGSVAGRPKQYYSIYQKMIVRGREFDEIYDLVGIRVLVNSVRDCYAVLGSIHARWTPIPGRFKDYIATPKFNLYQSLHTTVMGPQGRAVEIQIRTNEMHHRAEFGVAAHWKYKDRAAGKIADSGSVDNDMAWLAHITDWQAETSDPGEFLESLRFEIGAKEVYVFTPQGRVIGLPAGATPVDFAYAVHTEIGHRTMGAKVNGRLVPLETALTSGDSVEVFTSKSPDAAPSQDWLGFVKSTRARNKIRAWFTKERRDEAIEQGKDAIARAMRKQNMPLQKLMSQGSFGELAATMRYDDVTALYAAVGEGHISTQSVIEKLVASLSTGTEEDEGELAFPAEGKMRPYKHSDSGILVRGAPDILVKLARCCTPVPGDEVVGFVTRGAGVSVHRADCKNVQSLLDEPERMIDVEWAPTSKSLFLVQIQVEALDRAGLLSDITKVLSETHVNILSATVNTSNARLAISKFVFEMGDTTHLDRVLNAVRRVDAVYDVYRVNSG, translated from the coding sequence ATGAGTGAATCACCACAGTCGGCTGCCTCATTCCGTGCGCTGCTGCCAAGAATTTTCTCTCGGGCGCAGCCCGCCGGCGCCGTAGAGAACCTACTGCGCACGGTAAAGACTCACCATCCCAAAGCTAATCTTGCGCTCATCGAGCGTGCTTATGCGGTAGCATTTCGCGCTCACGATGGTCAAAAGCGCAAGAGCGGTGAGCCTTACATTACCCACCCTGTTGCCGTGGCTCAGATTTTAGCTGAACTCGGAATCGGCGAGAAGACCATAGCGGCCGCGCTGCTCCATGACACGGTCGAGGACACCGCGTACTCGCTCGACGAGCTGAGGGTTGAGTTCGGCGACGAAATAGCCATGCTCGTTGACGGCGTGACCAAACTCGACAAGGTCAAGTACGGCGACAGCGCTCAGGCAGAGACCGTGCGCAAAATGATCGTTGCAATGTCTAAAGACATTCGCGTTCTAGTTATTAAGCTTGCCGATCGCCTCCACAACGCCCGCACGTGGGGCTTTGTTCCTCAGCAGTCTGCCGCGCGCAAGGCTCAAGAAACACTGGAGATTTACGCGCCGCTAGCTCATAGACTCGGAATTCAAGCGATTAAGATTGAGCTCGAAGACCTTTCCTTCGCTGTCTTGCACCCCAAGATCTATGTGGAGATCGATAGTCTCGTCAGCAAGCGGACGCCCATGCGAGACGAGTTCGTTAAAGACGTCATCGCGTCGGTAAACGATGACCTCAAGACTTCGCGCATCAAGGGATCGGTGGCTGGTCGACCAAAACAGTACTACTCGATTTATCAGAAGATGATCGTTCGCGGTCGCGAATTTGATGAAATCTATGACCTGGTCGGTATTCGTGTTCTCGTGAACTCCGTTCGTGACTGTTACGCCGTCCTCGGATCGATTCATGCGCGGTGGACGCCGATTCCTGGTCGGTTTAAGGACTACATCGCGACTCCTAAGTTCAATCTCTATCAATCGCTCCACACCACGGTGATGGGCCCTCAAGGGCGCGCTGTTGAGATCCAGATCCGAACAAACGAGATGCACCACCGGGCTGAGTTTGGTGTTGCTGCGCATTGGAAGTACAAGGACCGCGCTGCAGGAAAAATCGCGGATTCGGGGTCGGTCGATAACGACATGGCGTGGCTCGCTCACATCACTGATTGGCAAGCCGAAACCTCGGACCCTGGTGAGTTTCTTGAGTCGCTCAGGTTTGAGATAGGCGCCAAGGAGGTCTACGTTTTCACCCCTCAGGGAAGGGTAATCGGCCTTCCGGCAGGGGCGACGCCGGTGGACTTTGCCTACGCTGTTCACACGGAAATCGGACATCGCACCATGGGTGCGAAAGTGAATGGTCGCCTTGTTCCGCTGGAGACGGCTCTAACGAGCGGCGACTCGGTCGAAGTTTTCACCTCCAAGAGCCCAGATGCTGCCCCGAGCCAGGACTGGCTTGGCTTTGTTAAGAGCACTCGAGCGCGAAACAAGATTCGCGCATGGTTCACCAAAGAACGCCGAGATGAGGCGATCGAGCAGGGCAAAGACGCCATCGCGCGGGCGATGCGCAAGCAGAACATGCCGCTACAAAAACTGATGAGCCAGGGATCGTTTGGCGAGCTCGCGGCAACGATGCGCTACGACGATGTCACGGCACTGTATGCGGCCGTTGGCGAAGGCCATATTTCGACACAATCGGTGATTGAAAAACTGGTCGCGTCGTTGAGCACCGGCACAGAAGAAGACGAAGGTGAGCTTGCTTTCCCCGCTGAGGGAAAGATGCGCCCGTACAAGCACTCCGATTCGGGGATACTCGTCCGTGGTGCGCCAGACATCTTGGTCAAGCTTGCTCGGTGTTGCACGCCAGTACCTGGAGACGAGGTCGTCGGATTCGTTACTCGCGGTGCGGGCGTCTCGGTGCACCGTGCAGATTGTAAGAACGTTCAGTCGCTTCTAGACGAACCGGAACGCATGATCGACGTTGAGTGGGCGCCGACATCCAAGAGTCTCTTTCTCGTACAGATTCAGGTTGAGGCCCTTGATCGCGCTGGACTGTTGTCTGATATCACGAAGGTGCTCAGCGAGACTCACGTCAACATCCTCTCCGCTACGGTCAACACCTCAAACGCTCGACTCGCGATCAGCAAGTTCGTGTTCGAGATGGGCGACACGACGCACCTAGACCGTGTTCTTAACGCGGTGCGCCGCGTGGACGCCGTCTATGACGTGTACCGCGTAAACAGCGGTTAG
- the ruvA gene encoding Holliday junction branch migration protein RuvA encodes MISSLRGTVLAAVGTSVVIEVGGVGLSVSVTPEHALSVRVGSETHVQTALIVREDDLSLFGFRTLDELNAFSLLRGVTGVGPKSAMGVLAALSPEEIARAVVAEDDSAFRKVSGIGPKTAKLIVLNLAGKLFVTAPQSGAAPIIATPVSESVSMALQGLGWSEKLARPAAEAAFSEAAEADRADTQAILRRALLLVGSQVGKVGS; translated from the coding sequence ATGATTTCTTCCCTTCGTGGCACCGTTCTCGCCGCGGTCGGAACCTCGGTCGTTATCGAGGTCGGGGGAGTGGGGCTCAGCGTGAGCGTCACTCCCGAACATGCACTTTCCGTTCGCGTCGGCAGTGAAACTCACGTGCAGACTGCGTTAATAGTTCGCGAAGACGACCTGTCGCTCTTCGGCTTTCGCACGCTAGACGAACTCAACGCTTTTAGCTTGTTGCGCGGCGTAACCGGTGTCGGGCCCAAGAGTGCCATGGGCGTTCTCGCTGCTCTCTCCCCGGAGGAGATTGCCCGGGCCGTAGTAGCAGAAGACGATTCAGCCTTTCGGAAGGTTTCTGGCATTGGTCCGAAAACCGCAAAACTTATTGTCCTCAACCTCGCGGGAAAGCTGTTTGTGACCGCACCCCAATCTGGCGCTGCGCCCATCATTGCCACGCCGGTTTCTGAGAGCGTCTCAATGGCGCTGCAAGGGCTTGGCTGGTCTGAGAAGCTCGCTCGCCCCGCCGCCGAAGCAGCCTTCAGCGAGGCCGCGGAGGCGGATAGGGCAGACACGCAAGCGATCCTGCGGCGTGCGCTACTTCTCGTAGGCTCTCAAGTTGGCAAGGTTGGCTCGTAA
- the secD gene encoding protein translocase subunit SecD gives MARTTPVKNAWRAIVWLTALTLGLTVLIGAGSLAGEASWTPKLALDLEGGTQIVLAPQLESGQTVTREQLNQAVSIIRDRVDASGVSESEITTQGASNVVVSLPGVPDEETLNRIQSSAKLEFRPVLYTEVASTATAEETPDPADAEDGTTPTPEPTLATTPTATPTDASDLNWITESLFDEYSNFECASLDNFSVAPSDEPLITCEADGSFKYILGPVEVEGSTISDASSGLVSSSQGVSTGEWGVFPTFDAEGTKAVAAMTTRLFGFDNTDPRNRFAIVLDGQVISAPTTQGIITGGNPQISGSFTQETAEVLADQLKFGALPIGFEVQSNETISATLGSTQLSSGLIAGLIGLILVVIYSLFQYRLLGLVTVASLIVAGVLTYLVIAYLAWRHGYRLSLAGVAGLIVAIGFTADSFIVYFERIRDELRDGRSLTGAVEAGWKRALRTIFAAKAVNLLSAVVLFVLAVGNVRGFALTLGLTTIIDVLVVVLFTHPMLQLLATTKFFASGHPISGLDPKALGAVYRGRAQFRTPVATKSTAGASREAARRQTIAERKATELAGTPKEPSSDGKES, from the coding sequence GTGGCAAGAACAACCCCTGTGAAAAACGCGTGGCGAGCCATCGTCTGGCTCACAGCACTCACGTTGGGGCTCACCGTTTTGATCGGTGCTGGCTCCCTAGCCGGTGAGGCCTCGTGGACGCCGAAGCTCGCTCTTGACCTTGAGGGCGGAACGCAAATCGTTCTCGCGCCTCAGCTCGAGAGTGGCCAGACGGTAACTCGTGAGCAGCTCAACCAGGCAGTGTCGATTATTCGCGACCGCGTCGATGCGAGTGGCGTCTCGGAATCCGAGATCACCACTCAAGGTGCGAGCAATGTTGTGGTTTCGCTTCCCGGCGTTCCTGATGAAGAGACGCTCAACCGCATTCAGTCGTCAGCAAAGCTTGAGTTCCGCCCAGTGTTGTACACCGAGGTTGCCTCGACCGCGACCGCTGAAGAGACGCCGGATCCAGCAGACGCTGAGGACGGTACGACTCCAACGCCAGAGCCGACATTGGCGACAACACCGACTGCTACTCCCACCGATGCCAGCGACTTGAATTGGATTACCGAGTCGCTTTTCGACGAGTACAGCAACTTCGAGTGCGCGTCGCTCGATAACTTCAGCGTTGCTCCGTCTGATGAACCGTTGATCACGTGTGAAGCGGATGGCTCCTTCAAGTACATCCTCGGCCCCGTAGAGGTAGAGGGCAGCACGATTTCCGACGCCAGTAGTGGTTTGGTCTCGAGCTCGCAGGGCGTAAGCACCGGAGAATGGGGCGTGTTCCCCACGTTCGATGCCGAAGGCACCAAGGCTGTCGCAGCGATGACAACTCGTCTGTTCGGATTCGATAACACTGACCCGCGCAACCGCTTCGCCATCGTTCTCGACGGCCAAGTAATTTCAGCGCCGACTACTCAAGGAATCATCACCGGCGGAAATCCTCAAATATCCGGTAGCTTCACGCAAGAGACCGCTGAGGTTCTCGCCGACCAGTTGAAATTCGGTGCACTGCCGATTGGCTTTGAGGTGCAGAGCAACGAGACGATCTCCGCGACGTTGGGTTCAACACAGCTCAGCTCGGGCCTCATCGCTGGCTTGATCGGTCTCATCCTCGTCGTCATCTACTCACTCTTCCAGTACCGCCTTCTCGGTCTGGTCACTGTGGCGTCGCTGATAGTTGCTGGTGTGCTCACGTATCTCGTGATCGCCTACCTCGCGTGGCGTCATGGGTACCGCCTTTCGTTGGCGGGAGTCGCGGGCCTCATCGTGGCAATTGGCTTCACGGCTGACTCGTTTATTGTCTACTTCGAACGAATTCGTGACGAGTTGCGAGACGGACGGTCTTTGACCGGTGCTGTAGAAGCCGGCTGGAAGCGTGCTTTGCGCACGATCTTCGCGGCGAAGGCGGTCAACCTACTCTCTGCCGTCGTTCTATTCGTTCTCGCTGTTGGCAACGTCCGTGGCTTCGCGCTCACGCTCGGGTTGACGACGATTATCGATGTTCTCGTTGTTGTTCTCTTCACCCACCCCATGTTGCAACTACTCGCAACGACGAAATTCTTCGCGAGTGGGCATCCGATTAGCGGGCTCGATCCGAAGGCGCTTGGCGCTGTCTATCGAGGTCGTGCACAGTTCCGCACCCCGGTCGCCACAAAGAGCACTGCGGGTGCCAGCCGCGAGGCTGCACGTCGTCAAACGATCGCTGAACGAAAAGCTACTGAGCTAGCGGGAACGCCGAAAGAACCCAGCTCAGACGGAAAGGAATCCTGA
- the pdxT gene encoding pyridoxal 5'-phosphate synthase glutaminase subunit PdxT, whose product MAGSQSVDQLPIGVLALQGDFREHLHVLQQLGESAVAVKTPEQLERVAGLIIPGGESSVIDKLSRLYGLFDPIRSAIASGLPVYGTCAGLIMLADTVRDSIEGQQSFGGLDVVVRRNAFGSQTDSFETDLVVPELGETPVHAIFIRAPVVETVGPLARALATLEDGRVVAVEQGNLLGTSFHPEITGDTRFHEYFISRVRARP is encoded by the coding sequence GTGGCTGGTAGTCAGTCGGTCGATCAACTCCCGATCGGGGTACTCGCTCTGCAAGGCGATTTTCGTGAGCATCTGCACGTGCTCCAGCAGCTCGGTGAGTCCGCAGTCGCGGTCAAAACTCCTGAGCAGTTGGAGCGCGTTGCTGGCCTGATCATTCCTGGTGGCGAGTCAAGTGTGATCGACAAGCTCTCTAGGCTCTATGGCCTCTTCGATCCGATTCGCTCGGCCATCGCGAGCGGTTTGCCCGTGTATGGCACGTGCGCCGGGTTGATCATGCTCGCGGATACCGTGCGTGACTCGATTGAGGGCCAGCAGTCTTTTGGCGGTCTTGACGTTGTCGTGCGCCGTAATGCTTTCGGTTCGCAGACTGACTCATTTGAGACCGATCTGGTCGTGCCCGAATTGGGCGAAACACCAGTGCACGCCATCTTTATCCGTGCGCCCGTTGTAGAAACTGTCGGACCGCTGGCGCGGGCATTGGCAACTCTCGAAGACGGACGTGTCGTCGCTGTGGAGCAGGGAAACCTCTTAGGCACCTCTTTTCACCCCGAGATCACTGGCGATACCCGTTTTCACGAGTACTTCATCTCACGGGTGCGCGCACGCCCCTGA
- the yajC gene encoding preprotein translocase subunit YajC — MNDQFLSIAMFAVLGILIFFMFRNSRKRKAQMATLRDQMIPGVEVMTNFGLFGTLITMDNAKNEAEIEISSGVIVKVHSQTIAKIVTEDEVVEGAPRSVEEAMEIANREAAERDGVESGDETSEAATEPEFGEVADTKSASSTEGKKASE, encoded by the coding sequence ATGAACGACCAATTTCTCTCAATCGCGATGTTCGCAGTTCTCGGCATCCTTATTTTCTTCATGTTCCGCAACAGCCGTAAGCGCAAAGCGCAGATGGCTACGCTTCGTGATCAGATGATTCCCGGCGTCGAGGTCATGACAAACTTCGGACTCTTCGGCACGCTCATCACGATGGACAATGCCAAGAACGAGGCAGAGATCGAGATCAGCTCTGGCGTCATCGTCAAGGTGCACAGTCAGACCATCGCGAAGATCGTCACCGAAGACGAGGTTGTTGAAGGCGCACCGCGCTCGGTTGAAGAAGCAATGGAAATCGCCAACCGCGAAGCTGCGGAGCGCGACGGCGTCGAGTCTGGTGACGAGACCTCCGAAGCTGCAACGGAGCCCGAATTTGGCGAGGTTGCTGACACAAAGTCGGCTAGTTCGACCGAAGGCAAAAAGGCGTCCGAGTAA
- a CDS encoding YebC/PmpR family DNA-binding transcriptional regulator, with protein MSGHSKWATTKHKKAITDSRRAKSFAKLIKNIEVAAKIGGADLSGNPTLVDAIQKAKKTSVPNDNIDRAVKRGSGQLGDAIEYLNIMYEGYGPNGVALLVECLTDNKNRAAADVRTIMSRNGGSLADPGSVAYNFERKGVISITKTEGVTEDDILLAVLDAGAEEVKDHGEGFEVITDTAHLVQSRDALQSAGIDYDSSEAEFVPNLTIEVDADTARKVLRLIEALEESDDVQNIYSNFDITPEVQAELDED; from the coding sequence ATGTCAGGGCATTCAAAATGGGCAACCACAAAACACAAGAAGGCGATTACTGATTCTCGCCGCGCGAAGTCGTTCGCGAAACTAATCAAGAATATTGAGGTCGCCGCCAAAATTGGTGGAGCCGACCTTTCGGGCAACCCGACTCTTGTCGACGCCATTCAAAAGGCGAAGAAGACCTCGGTACCCAACGACAACATCGATCGTGCTGTGAAGCGTGGCTCCGGTCAACTTGGCGATGCTATTGAGTACCTCAACATTATGTACGAAGGCTACGGGCCCAACGGTGTAGCCCTTCTGGTGGAGTGCCTCACCGACAATAAGAACCGTGCTGCGGCGGATGTCCGCACGATCATGAGTCGCAATGGCGGTTCTCTCGCAGACCCCGGCAGCGTCGCTTACAACTTCGAACGCAAGGGCGTTATCTCGATCACGAAGACTGAGGGCGTCACTGAAGACGACATCCTTCTGGCTGTGCTCGATGCCGGTGCCGAAGAGGTCAAAGACCACGGAGAAGGCTTCGAAGTCATCACCGACACCGCGCACCTCGTTCAATCTCGCGATGCCCTTCAGAGCGCAGGGATTGATTACGACTCGTCAGAAGCAGAGTTTGTGCCGAACCTCACCATCGAAGTTGATGCAGACACCGCTCGAAAGGTTCTTCGACTCATTGAAGCGCTCGAAGAGTCAGATGATGTTCAGAACATCTACTCGAATTTCGACATCACGCCTGAGGTGCAGGCCGAACTCGACGAGGACTAG
- the ruvC gene encoding crossover junction endodeoxyribonuclease RuvC — MTLRVIGIDPGLTRCGIGVVDVAPNRRATLVHVGVVRTPPDMELEQRLLAIGEGIDAVIAEFAPQQLSLERVFAQNNLSTVMGTAQASGVAMFIAARRGLSVTLHTPTEVKLAITGYGGAEKKQVGAMVARVLGLAEAPKPADAADACALAICGAWKGGPGFVPVPASAHAGDSFPRGAAASSSGLTPAQEAWRSAEKSAGARRLKP, encoded by the coding sequence GTGACACTTCGCGTGATCGGGATCGATCCCGGTCTCACGCGATGCGGCATCGGGGTCGTGGATGTCGCGCCGAATCGTCGGGCGACGCTCGTGCACGTCGGTGTGGTGCGCACGCCGCCAGACATGGAGCTTGAGCAGCGATTACTGGCGATCGGCGAGGGTATCGATGCGGTCATCGCCGAATTCGCTCCGCAGCAACTCTCTCTTGAGCGTGTTTTCGCCCAGAACAATCTGAGTACGGTCATGGGAACAGCTCAGGCAAGTGGAGTCGCGATGTTTATCGCTGCTCGTCGCGGGCTCTCCGTAACCCTGCATACTCCGACTGAAGTGAAGCTGGCCATTACGGGATACGGCGGTGCCGAGAAAAAACAGGTTGGCGCGATGGTCGCCCGAGTTCTCGGGCTCGCTGAGGCACCGAAACCGGCGGATGCTGCTGACGCTTGCGCTCTGGCAATTTGCGGTGCCTGGAAGGGTGGACCTGGTTTCGTTCCTGTCCCCGCCTCTGCCCATGCCGGCGATTCCTTCCCGCGCGGCGCGGCAGCCAGTTCATCAGGCTTGACCCCGGCGCAGGAGGCGTGGCGGTCAGCCGAGAAGTCGGCGGGTGCTCGTAGGCTGAAGCCATGA